One region of Chlorobiota bacterium genomic DNA includes:
- a CDS encoding VOC family protein, translated as MIRYIIIITKEGMMEDAQQEVAILRQIGQQRLASAANAQSQEDWNSLAASLPHQFPFDWGDCWRQSTEYRVCDFAAEVGFYTDILGFSIMVLSDTYAMFTSPDHAFNVAFVPVQKGDETPPNAIAIEFMVNNIAETVAKLQERGISFETLPSPPAAQPILTTATFRTPNSIQLRLWSVVNPEVTTTKLVEELCQTEPLSGVT; from the coding sequence GTGATCCGGTACATCATCATAATTACAAAGGAGGGAATGATGGAAGATGCTCAGCAGGAAGTAGCAATCCTTCGTCAGATTGGCCAACAACGACTGGCCAGTGCTGCAAATGCTCAATCCCAAGAAGATTGGAACAGTTTGGCCGCAAGCCTTCCGCATCAATTTCCTTTTGATTGGGGTGATTGCTGGCGGCAATCCACCGAATATCGCGTCTGCGATTTCGCCGCCGAAGTCGGTTTCTATACCGATATCCTCGGGTTTAGCATCATGGTATTATCCGATACCTATGCAATGTTTACCAGCCCCGACCATGCGTTCAACGTTGCCTTTGTGCCTGTGCAGAAAGGCGATGAAACCCCTCCGAACGCAATCGCGATCGAGTTCATGGTCAATAACATTGCCGAAACCGTTGCCAAACTCCAGGAGCGTGGCATCAGCTTCGAGACGTTGCCCAGCCCGCCAGCGGCGCAGCCCATTCTAACAACAGCTACGTTCCGTACCCCGAACTCTATCCAGTTGCGGTTATGGTCGGTGGTGAATCCTGAAGTAACAACAACAAAACTTGTGGAGGAATTATGCCAAACGGAGCCATTGTCTGGCGTGACTTAA
- a CDS encoding VOC family protein: protein MPNGAIVWRDLTVPDAEAIKEFYSQVIGWQTKPHPMGGYDDFNVIISDTGETIAGICHARGGNAGIPPQWLMYVEVDDLRQCVERCKELGGAVVHGPRSIGTHNFCVIQDPAGAVIGLIEAVTPAESLPQ from the coding sequence ATGCCAAACGGAGCCATTGTCTGGCGTGACTTAACAGTGCCAGATGCGGAAGCTATTAAGGAATTCTACAGCCAGGTTATTGGCTGGCAGACGAAGCCACATCCGATGGGAGGGTATGATGATTTCAACGTCATCATTTCCGATACAGGGGAAACGATTGCCGGAATCTGCCACGCACGCGGCGGCAACGCTGGGATACCGCCGCAATGGCTGATGTACGTTGAAGTGGACGATCTGCGGCAGTGTGTGGAACGATGCAAGGAACTTGGCGGGGCTGTCGTCCATGGTCCGCGTTCCATAGGAACGCACAATTTCTGCGTAATCCAAGACCCGGCCGGGGCGGTTATCGGCTTAATTGAAGCGGTAACGCCAGCGGAGAGCTTGCCGCAATAA
- a CDS encoding DUF1579 family protein produces MIRTALLSALLAMLASFTLSAQEGGEFVEMEAAAMPGPGHEILKQMLGSWDQKMIVTMMPGMPPMEGTGTAENAMILGGRYVEGNGVITAMGMTAKTKMFTGYDNRRSKYFLFAIDELGTYAVTAEGDYDAAKRTWTFHGVEDDGKQTMKFKIITQMVNDNEMTSEIVFIMPDGTEHRAVRVESKRRA; encoded by the coding sequence ATGATCCGCACCGCATTGCTTTCCGCGTTACTCGCCATGTTGGCCAGCTTCACCTTGTCTGCACAGGAAGGTGGGGAGTTTGTAGAGATGGAAGCCGCCGCCATGCCAGGCCCGGGCCATGAGATACTGAAACAGATGCTTGGCTCTTGGGATCAAAAGATGATTGTGACGATGATGCCCGGAATGCCGCCAATGGAAGGAACCGGAACCGCCGAAAACGCCATGATTCTGGGCGGACGCTACGTTGAAGGGAATGGAGTGATTACGGCAATGGGGATGACGGCCAAAACCAAAATGTTTACCGGCTACGATAACCGCCGCAGCAAATACTTCCTTTTCGCCATTGATGAGTTGGGGACCTACGCCGTCACCGCCGAAGGGGATTACGATGCTGCAAAACGGACGTGGACATTCCATGGGGTGGAGGATGATGGGAAGCAGACGATGAAATTCAAGATCATCACCCAGATGGTGAACGATAATGAGATGACCAGCGAGATCGTTTTCATCATGCCCGACGGTACCGAACACCGAGCGGTCCGTGTAGAAAGTAAACGTCGGGCATGA
- a CDS encoding metallophosphoesterase: MIRFLLAFLFCSATVWCQGDTLPQRLRFAVIGDYGKAGEAEAAVATLVKGWNPDLIITVGDNNYPRGSDTTIDRNIGQYYHEFIHPYRGSYGPGGSINRFFPTLGNHDWYTPHAKPYLEYFTLPGNERYYEFAQGPVRFFALDSDKNEPDGKSDTSIQARWLRERLAAAAEPWKIVYFHHPPYLSVGHHRPDTAMQWPFAEWGASAVIAGHEHSYERLRVDGIPYFVNGLGGGNIYPEGVAVPQSQARYNATHGAMLVEASPEELRFWFINRQGDTIDTERLQAKKIGKDEGE, translated from the coding sequence ATGATCCGTTTCCTCCTCGCATTCCTCTTCTGCTCGGCAACGGTGTGGTGCCAGGGGGATACGTTGCCGCAACGGCTCCGCTTTGCTGTCATCGGCGATTACGGCAAAGCGGGCGAAGCGGAAGCAGCCGTTGCAACGCTGGTGAAAGGGTGGAATCCGGACCTTATCATCACCGTTGGCGACAACAACTACCCGCGTGGCTCCGACACCACAATTGACCGGAACATCGGCCAGTATTACCACGAGTTTATCCATCCTTATCGCGGCAGCTACGGCCCCGGCGGAAGCATCAATCGCTTCTTTCCAACGCTTGGCAACCACGATTGGTACACGCCGCACGCCAAGCCATATTTGGAATATTTCACCCTTCCCGGGAACGAACGCTACTACGAATTTGCCCAAGGCCCCGTCCGCTTTTTCGCTCTTGATAGCGACAAAAACGAGCCAGATGGGAAGAGCGACACATCAATCCAAGCCCGTTGGCTGCGGGAACGGTTAGCCGCCGCAGCCGAGCCGTGGAAGATCGTGTACTTCCACCATCCCCCCTACTTGTCGGTTGGCCATCATCGCCCCGACACCGCAATGCAATGGCCTTTTGCTGAGTGGGGAGCATCGGCGGTAATCGCTGGGCACGAGCACAGTTATGAGCGGCTAAGGGTGGATGGGATTCCTTACTTTGTGAATGGGCTGGGCGGGGGCAATATCTATCCAGAAGGGGTGGCTGTTCCGCAAAGCCAAGCGCGCTACAACGCCACCCACGGCGCAATGCTTGTTGAAGCATCGCCCGAGGAGCTACGGTTTTGGTTCATCAATCGCCAGGGGGATACGATTGACACGGAGAGGCTGCAGGCAAAGAAGATTGGGAAGGATGAGGGTGAGTAA
- a CDS encoding phosphoribosylformylglycinamidine cyclo-ligase: protein MSTESAITYKTAGVDIEAGEETVSRIKPMVRSTFNSRVLADIGGFGGLYDVSFLKEYDQPVLVSSVDGVGTKLKVAFMAERYDTVGQDLVNHCVNDIAVCGAVPLFFMDYFATGRLNPSVAADVIAGFATACRQNGAALIGGETAEMPSMYQEGEFDLAGTIVGVVERSKMIVGENSAAGDVLIGLPSTGLHTNGYSLARAVLFPRFTIQDRVHDSDQTIGEALLTVHRSYLNAIQGTCDIDGVHAYSHITGGGLVGNTARVVRQPLQLRIDWGAWERPAIFTMIQREGNVPEDDIRQAMNLGIGLVIVAHPNAADRVIAKLQELGEQPVVIGEVTQG from the coding sequence ATGTCCACCGAATCAGCAATCACCTACAAAACCGCCGGCGTTGATATTGAAGCCGGCGAAGAAACCGTCAGCCGGATAAAGCCGATGGTTCGCTCCACATTTAACAGCCGCGTGCTTGCCGACATTGGCGGGTTTGGCGGGCTGTACGATGTCAGCTTCCTGAAAGAATACGACCAACCGGTGCTGGTTTCCTCGGTGGATGGTGTTGGGACGAAGCTGAAAGTTGCCTTCATGGCCGAACGCTACGACACCGTTGGCCAGGACCTTGTGAACCACTGCGTGAACGACATCGCCGTCTGCGGCGCGGTTCCACTGTTCTTTATGGATTACTTCGCCACAGGGCGGCTGAACCCCTCCGTTGCTGCCGATGTGATTGCCGGATTTGCAACCGCCTGCCGCCAAAACGGCGCAGCGTTGATCGGCGGCGAAACGGCCGAGATGCCCTCGATGTACCAAGAAGGGGAGTTCGATTTGGCGGGGACGATCGTTGGCGTGGTGGAACGCTCCAAGATGATTGTGGGGGAAAACTCGGCGGCGGGCGATGTGCTAATTGGATTGCCCAGCACCGGGCTTCACACCAACGGATATTCCCTTGCGCGGGCGGTCCTTTTCCCCCGTTTCACCATCCAAGATCGCGTTCACGACAGCGACCAGACGATTGGCGAGGCATTGCTAACGGTTCACCGCTCCTATCTGAATGCCATTCAAGGGACGTGTGATATTGATGGAGTTCATGCCTACTCCCACATCACCGGCGGGGGGCTTGTTGGGAACACGGCGCGGGTGGTTCGCCAGCCGTTGCAGCTACGGATTGATTGGGGAGCATGGGAACGCCCGGCAATCTTCACGATGATTCAGCGGGAAGGGAACGTGCCGGAGGACGATATTCGCCAGGCAATGAACCTAGGGATTGGCCTTGTGATTGTGGCCCATCCAAACGCCGCAGATCGGGTGATTGCCAAGCTGCAAGAACTGGGCGAGCAACCCGTGGTGATTGGAGAAGTCACCCAGGGATAA
- a CDS encoding VOC family protein, whose product MPRVVHFEIAADNTERAAKFYADVFGWNINKWDGPQEYWMVSTGQREAPGFDGGLMKKMENFPGVINTIDVDSVDEYAEKITDSGGAVVMPKMAIPSIGFFAYCRDTEGNIFGIMQKDPTAQ is encoded by the coding sequence ATGCCACGAGTCGTTCACTTTGAGATTGCTGCTGACAACACCGAACGCGCAGCAAAATTCTACGCAGACGTTTTTGGATGGAACATCAACAAATGGGATGGTCCCCAAGAATATTGGATGGTTTCAACTGGCCAGCGCGAGGCACCGGGATTTGATGGTGGGTTGATGAAAAAGATGGAAAACTTCCCAGGAGTAATCAACACCATAGATGTTGATTCGGTAGATGAGTACGCAGAAAAAATCACTGATAGTGGTGGGGCTGTTGTTATGCCAAAAATGGCAATTCCAAGCATCGGATTCTTTGCCTATTGCCGTGATACCGAGGGGAATATCTTCGGAATTATGCAAAAAGACCCTACGGCACAGTAA
- the mnmG gene encoding tRNA uridine-5-carboxymethylaminomethyl(34) synthesis enzyme MnmG → MGSYYDVIVIGGGHAGIEAASAAARIGCSTCLITMSIAAIGRLSCNPAIGGMAKGQIVREIDALGGEMGRIADLSGIHFKMLGRSKGPAMWSPRSQNDKDLYPAFAQKRLQKIPNLSLVEGVVEDVVLHNGAVAQVQLQNGERIDCKSLVVCSGTFLTGRLHIGEHSHSGGRIGEESAESLSETLRRYGVVTGRLKTGTPPRIHKDSINWNACTPDQGDPHPIPFSRQTSAVSNQIQCYLTTTTVATHQILESGFDRSPMFTGRITGTGPRYCPSIEDKVYRFSDKDGHQIFLEPEGLTTNSVYVNGFSTSLPEDIQEAALRTIPGLEAAQILRYGYAVEYDYFPSYQLYHSLESKVVKGLFFAGQVNGTSGYEEAAAQGLLAGINAARSIQGKPAVVLDRSQAYIGVLIDDLVSLTINEPYRMFTSRAEYRLLLRQDNADLRLAHIGHDVGLVDITTFQEIQTIANSIERAQIWLQKNRIKEQEDGQSVSFWQLLKRPERSVQSILSYIPVDVGMVELLINEKIAEQIEIAARYDGYIQRQMQEVERFKVAEQSQLPATIDYTAIVGLSSEGREKLIRVNPQSLGQASRISGVSRSDLAILSMYVR, encoded by the coding sequence ATGGGTAGCTATTATGATGTTATTGTGATTGGTGGTGGACATGCCGGAATTGAAGCTGCATCAGCCGCTGCAAGAATCGGTTGTTCCACGTGCTTAATCACTATGTCCATTGCTGCAATTGGCCGATTGTCATGCAATCCAGCGATTGGCGGCATGGCAAAAGGGCAGATTGTTCGGGAAATAGATGCTTTAGGAGGTGAGATGGGGAGGATTGCCGATCTATCGGGAATCCATTTTAAGATGCTGGGAAGATCGAAAGGGCCGGCAATGTGGTCTCCTCGCTCTCAAAATGATAAAGACCTTTATCCAGCGTTCGCTCAAAAACGACTTCAAAAAATCCCTAACCTATCATTGGTAGAGGGTGTTGTTGAGGATGTTGTCTTGCATAATGGTGCTGTGGCGCAGGTACAATTGCAAAACGGAGAGCGCATTGATTGTAAATCGCTTGTGGTCTGTTCTGGCACGTTTTTAACTGGTCGTCTTCATATTGGTGAACACTCTCATTCGGGTGGGAGAATTGGAGAGGAGTCTGCGGAGTCTTTGAGTGAAACATTGCGCCGATATGGGGTTGTCACCGGGCGACTAAAAACGGGTACTCCTCCTCGAATCCATAAAGACAGTATTAACTGGAATGCCTGTACGCCCGATCAGGGCGATCCTCATCCTATACCGTTTTCTCGGCAAACATCGGCAGTTTCTAACCAAATTCAGTGTTATTTAACAACGACGACGGTCGCAACCCATCAAATCCTTGAGTCTGGTTTTGACCGCTCTCCAATGTTCACAGGGCGAATAACAGGCACGGGGCCTCGATATTGCCCTTCTATTGAGGACAAAGTTTATCGGTTCTCCGATAAAGACGGACATCAAATCTTCCTTGAACCTGAGGGATTGACGACAAACTCTGTGTACGTCAATGGTTTCTCTACATCATTACCTGAAGATATTCAGGAAGCGGCTTTGCGGACTATTCCTGGATTGGAAGCTGCTCAAATCCTGAGATATGGGTATGCAGTGGAATATGATTACTTCCCATCCTACCAACTTTATCATTCTCTAGAAAGTAAGGTAGTGAAAGGGTTGTTTTTTGCGGGGCAAGTCAATGGAACATCAGGATATGAGGAAGCAGCGGCACAAGGGTTGCTTGCTGGGATCAATGCTGCTCGATCTATACAAGGAAAACCTGCGGTAGTTTTGGATCGCTCGCAAGCATACATAGGCGTTTTGATAGATGACTTAGTGAGTCTGACCATTAATGAGCCATATAGAATGTTCACCTCTCGTGCTGAATACCGATTGCTGTTGCGGCAAGATAATGCAGATCTGAGGCTTGCTCATATTGGGCATGATGTCGGCTTGGTTGATATAACCACCTTTCAAGAAATTCAAACTATAGCGAATTCAATAGAAAGAGCGCAGATTTGGCTGCAAAAAAACAGAATCAAGGAACAAGAAGATGGGCAATCAGTCTCATTTTGGCAGCTACTAAAACGCCCAGAACGATCAGTACAAAGCATTCTTAGCTACATACCAGTGGATGTGGGAATGGTGGAACTACTGATAAATGAGAAAATTGCAGAGCAGATAGAGATTGCGGCACGCTATGATGGATATATCCAACGCCAGATGCAAGAAGTCGAGCGATTTAAAGTAGCTGAGCAAAGCCAATTACCTGCGACCATTGATTATACTGCGATCGTAGGGCTATCATCCGAGGGTCGGGAAAAACTTATAAGGGTGAATCCTCAATCGTTGGGACAAGCATCAAGAATCAGCGGTGTTTCTCGATCTGACCTTGCCATACTTTCAATGTATGTTCGATAA
- a CDS encoding oxidoreductase, producing the protein MTKRTALLAGASGLVGGHCLQQLLADDRYERVIVLVRRQLSASAFHPKLVQRVINFDLIPRLPDFPAADDVFCTLGTTIHKARTRDQFYKVDFTYVHELAKRSAECGAAQFLLVSSVGASARSRVFYSKVKGEIEQALRSLRFEGLQVFRPSFLVGERTEERFAERMGTMLFRALSPLMAGRFRRYRPVAAQTVARAMIQIAHQELHGVNVFESDKIALIGAERQRGSRK; encoded by the coding sequence ATGACCAAACGCACCGCGCTTCTTGCAGGCGCAAGCGGGCTTGTGGGGGGGCATTGCCTTCAGCAGCTTCTTGCCGATGACCGCTACGAACGGGTTATCGTGCTTGTTCGTCGGCAGCTGTCGGCTTCGGCGTTTCACCCCAAGCTGGTGCAGCGGGTTATCAATTTCGATCTTATCCCCCGCCTTCCCGATTTCCCCGCCGCCGACGACGTGTTTTGCACGCTGGGAACCACCATCCACAAAGCCCGAACTCGAGATCAGTTCTACAAGGTTGATTTCACTTACGTCCACGAACTGGCCAAACGCTCGGCCGAGTGCGGAGCGGCGCAGTTCTTGTTGGTAAGCTCGGTTGGAGCAAGCGCCCGTTCGCGGGTGTTCTACAGCAAGGTGAAAGGGGAAATCGAGCAAGCATTGCGAAGCCTGCGGTTTGAAGGGTTGCAAGTCTTCCGCCCCTCGTTTTTGGTGGGCGAGCGAACCGAAGAGCGGTTTGCCGAACGAATGGGGACGATGCTGTTCCGAGCGCTTTCGCCACTGATGGCGGGAAGGTTCCGCCGCTACCGCCCGGTTGCGGCCCAGACGGTAGCGCGTGCCATGATCCAGATTGCCCACCAAGAACTTCACGGGGTGAATGTTTTTGAATCCGACAAGATTGCGTTGATCGGTGCCGAACGCCAACGCGGATCAAGGAAGTAA
- a CDS encoding glycosyl hydrolase, whose translation MADSRLFVGTRKGLFTLERTTQNWEVKCQQFKGAPVSYAADDYRNGAAWACLDHGHWGAKLHRSFDGGERWEEIPAPKYPEGAEITPGTPATLRYLWSMAVGGEDQPGTMYFGTEPGGLFRSDDYGDSFTLVEGLWNHPSRLTKWFGGGRDYAGIHSIVVDPRNSQRMLVAVSCAGVFQTTDGGETWQPKNQGMRAEFLPNPEDDVGQDPHLMVACPANPDALWQQNHCGIFRSTDGAETWTQVSQPGGPAYFGFPVAVDEQNPEVAWVVPAASDEVRTAIDGALLVCRTDDGGGHWTQLRNGLPQRDCYDVVFRHALDVSGNTLVFGTTTGNLFVSEDRGESWSCIGNYFPPIYSVRFGRFNGN comes from the coding sequence ATGGCCGATTCACGACTTTTTGTGGGAACACGCAAAGGGCTGTTCACTCTGGAACGAACAACCCAGAACTGGGAAGTGAAATGCCAGCAGTTTAAAGGTGCCCCAGTCTCCTACGCTGCCGACGATTACCGCAATGGCGCAGCATGGGCCTGCTTGGATCATGGCCATTGGGGAGCCAAGCTCCATCGCTCTTTCGATGGTGGCGAACGCTGGGAGGAAATCCCTGCCCCAAAGTATCCAGAAGGAGCAGAAATCACCCCGGGAACACCCGCAACCCTCCGCTACCTCTGGTCAATGGCGGTTGGGGGGGAGGATCAGCCGGGAACCATGTACTTCGGCACCGAGCCGGGCGGCTTGTTCCGCAGCGACGATTATGGCGACAGTTTCACCCTGGTGGAAGGATTGTGGAATCATCCGTCGCGCCTGACAAAGTGGTTTGGCGGCGGACGCGACTACGCCGGAATTCATTCAATCGTTGTTGATCCCCGGAACAGCCAGCGAATGCTGGTGGCGGTTAGCTGTGCGGGGGTGTTCCAAACAACCGATGGAGGGGAGACATGGCAGCCAAAAAATCAAGGGATGCGAGCAGAGTTCCTGCCGAATCCTGAAGATGATGTTGGCCAAGACCCCCACCTGATGGTTGCTTGCCCGGCCAATCCCGACGCGCTTTGGCAGCAGAATCACTGCGGTATTTTCCGAAGCACCGATGGAGCCGAAACCTGGACGCAAGTCTCGCAACCTGGCGGCCCTGCCTACTTCGGTTTCCCGGTTGCTGTTGATGAGCAGAATCCCGAGGTGGCGTGGGTGGTGCCGGCTGCCAGCGATGAAGTCCGCACCGCAATTGATGGCGCGCTTCTGGTGTGCCGAACCGACGACGGCGGGGGACACTGGACTCAGCTTCGCAACGGGCTTCCGCAACGCGACTGCTACGATGTGGTCTTCCGCCACGCGCTGGATGTTTCTGGCAACACCCTTGTGTTTGGCACAACAACCGGTAACCTGTTCGTTTCGGAGGATCGTGGGGAGTCGTGGAGTTGCATCGGCAACTACTTTCCGCCGATTTATTCCGTGCGGTTCGGACGCTTCAACGGCAACTAA
- a CDS encoding helix-turn-helix transcriptional regulator: MMSFIENRESLSATRISTRLELYGRLSQARDFIELNVEQPLTLSQIAEIACLSTHHFLRVFKQAFEETPHQYLTRKRIERAKDLLLTTSISIAGICQAVGFRSPGSFSWLFRRHVGCSPEGFRAINGHKKPTNTPATTTRLKRQRISYKRL, encoded by the coding sequence ATGATGAGCTTTATCGAAAATCGGGAGAGTCTTTCTGCCACGCGTATTTCAACAAGGTTGGAGCTTTACGGTCGGTTAAGTCAAGCTCGCGACTTTATTGAACTCAATGTCGAGCAACCTCTTACCCTCTCTCAAATTGCTGAAATAGCATGTCTATCTACGCATCATTTCTTGCGCGTATTTAAGCAAGCCTTTGAAGAAACACCTCATCAGTATCTAACACGGAAGCGAATTGAGCGTGCAAAAGACCTGTTGCTGACAACATCCATTTCCATTGCAGGCATCTGTCAGGCGGTAGGGTTTAGAAGCCCTGGGTCCTTTAGTTGGCTTTTTCGCCGCCATGTGGGGTGCTCGCCAGAAGGGTTTCGAGCAATCAATGGGCATAAGAAGCCTACCAATACACCTGCTACTACAACCCGATTAAAGCGTCAGCGCATATCCTACAAAAGATTATAA
- a CDS encoding MoaD/ThiS family protein — protein sequence MAVVRFTSHLSTFFPGLRQVTVEASTVAELVQSLDGEYPGIASYLVEDHGGLRKHVNIFVDQMLIRDRKQLSDALTSGSEVHILQALSGG from the coding sequence ATGGCTGTTGTTCGTTTCACAAGCCATCTATCAACCTTTTTCCCAGGCTTGCGCCAGGTAACGGTGGAGGCTTCAACCGTTGCCGAGCTTGTTCAATCGCTTGATGGGGAGTACCCAGGGATTGCCTCCTACTTAGTTGAAGATCACGGTGGCTTGCGAAAGCATGTCAACATCTTCGTGGATCAGATGCTTATTCGCGATCGAAAGCAGCTTAGCGACGCCCTTACCAGCGGCTCCGAAGTCCATATCCTGCAGGCCTTGTCTGGCGGATGA
- a CDS encoding VOC family protein yields MQHAITWFEIPVQNIDRATDFYGTILNTELNRGEMGGYEMAFFPTTGVGGALVQGQGYSPAEHGIVTYLFVGNDVNSVLSRVVQAGGRVLQPKTLITEEIGYMAFIRDSEGNRIGLHGIG; encoded by the coding sequence ATGCAACACGCCATTACTTGGTTCGAGATTCCAGTGCAAAACATTGACCGAGCCACCGATTTCTACGGAACGATATTGAACACTGAGCTAAATCGAGGGGAAATGGGGGGATATGAAATGGCTTTTTTCCCAACGACAGGGGTTGGCGGAGCTTTGGTACAAGGGCAAGGATACAGCCCCGCAGAACACGGAATCGTCACCTATCTGTTTGTTGGCAATGATGTCAACAGCGTTCTTTCGCGGGTTGTGCAAGCTGGAGGAAGAGTCTTACAACCCAAAACGCTGATTACCGAAGAGATCGGATATATGGCGTTTATTCGCGATTCTGAGGGAAATCGTATAGGACTGCATGGCATAGGGTGA
- a CDS encoding HAMP domain-containing histidine kinase — protein MSSLKSIRLPASANLKLLLVVLAFAIVTGTLWFTQQLVNDLRQAERKTIELYGKTLQELINDENADPSSTPALNLAVDLVTTIEFPMMLTDAEKKPSIQTLPDGSSEIVGKYLDYDTTASAEQQLRQAEELVKDMEEAYDPIIVYTFSLRDTVIRVPAPPPLATDTATTPANAAINDTASGTASAPPFITKTIQLRDSIISNYIFYDDSKALQQLSMLPYVELTIVAMFIVVGYIGFSHVKRNEQSNIWVGMAKETAHQLGTPLSSLMGWIELLRYMPDDPPQVLEAAAEMERDIERLNRVAHRFSKIGSAAELKPVNLNEVLKTIMAYFERRLPNIGRKVTISLDAPEPVYSAINVELFEWVLENLVRNAADAIDRPEGTIHFHLRRVRESAVIDVQDNGRGIDPKIRKDIFRPGFSTKQRGWGLGLSLARRIVEEYHKGKITIKDSSPAGTTFRIRLKATEQ, from the coding sequence TTGTCCTCGCTGAAATCTATCCGCCTTCCGGCAAGCGCCAACCTGAAGCTGCTGCTTGTGGTGCTGGCGTTTGCCATTGTCACCGGGACGCTGTGGTTCACGCAGCAGTTGGTGAACGACCTTCGGCAGGCCGAACGCAAAACCATTGAGCTGTACGGGAAAACGCTGCAAGAGCTTATCAACGATGAGAACGCCGACCCAAGCTCCACCCCCGCGCTGAACCTTGCGGTTGATTTAGTCACCACCATCGAGTTCCCGATGATGCTGACCGATGCTGAGAAGAAGCCATCCATCCAAACGCTGCCGGATGGAAGCAGTGAGATTGTTGGCAAATACCTTGACTACGACACCACCGCTTCTGCCGAGCAGCAACTGCGGCAGGCCGAGGAGTTGGTGAAGGATATGGAGGAGGCCTACGACCCGATCATTGTCTATACCTTCTCCCTGCGCGACACCGTTATCCGGGTTCCGGCCCCGCCACCCCTTGCAACCGACACCGCCACCACCCCGGCGAACGCGGCCATCAACGACACAGCAAGCGGCACAGCATCGGCCCCACCTTTCATCACCAAAACCATCCAGCTGCGCGACTCGATCATCAGCAACTACATCTTCTACGATGACTCCAAGGCGTTGCAGCAGCTGAGCATGCTCCCCTACGTGGAGCTGACCATTGTGGCGATGTTCATTGTGGTGGGCTACATCGGCTTCAGCCACGTGAAGCGGAACGAGCAATCAAACATCTGGGTTGGAATGGCAAAAGAAACGGCCCACCAGCTTGGCACCCCCCTTAGCTCGCTGATGGGGTGGATCGAGCTACTCCGCTACATGCCCGACGACCCGCCGCAAGTTCTGGAAGCCGCCGCCGAAATGGAACGGGACATCGAGCGGCTGAACCGGGTGGCGCATCGTTTCAGTAAAATTGGATCGGCTGCCGAACTGAAGCCGGTGAATCTGAACGAGGTGCTGAAAACCATCATGGCCTACTTCGAGCGGCGGCTGCCGAACATCGGGCGGAAGGTCACCATCAGCCTTGATGCTCCCGAGCCGGTGTATTCGGCAATCAATGTGGAGCTATTCGAGTGGGTGCTGGAGAATCTTGTCCGGAACGCCGCCGACGCGATTGACCGGCCCGAGGGGACCATCCATTTCCATCTGCGCCGTGTTCGTGAGTCCGCCGTGATTGACGTGCAGGACAACGGGCGGGGCATTGATCCCAAAATCCGCAAGGATATTTTCCGCCCAGGTTTCTCAACCAAACAGCGTGGTTGGGGCTTGGGGTTGTCGTTGGCGCGGCGGATTGTGGAGGAATACCACAAAGGGAAGATCACCATCAAAGATTCCTCCCCCGCCGGAACAACCTTCCGTATCCGGCTGAAGGCAACCGAGCAATAA